One genomic window of Thioclava sp. GXIMD4216 includes the following:
- a CDS encoding NADPH:quinone oxidoreductase family protein translates to MKAYQIHDFSAAPQVRSLPDPVPAAGELKIRIHACGLNFADLLMMQGRYQDTPAPPFTLGLECAGEVVGCGEGTSTPLGTRVVIYAGQGGLADYGCFPEESCIPLAQGTSYLEAAGLLIAHGTSHLALDRKAGLRSGETLAVIGAAGGVGLTAVEIGARLGAKVIAVARGAEKCAVARAAGAAITLDSESADLKARLKELGGVDVVYDAVGGALGEAAFRALKPGGRFLLIGFAGGTPPELPLNHALVKNISILGLYWGGMRQIDPEMFRSSVEAVMQDHAKGLLTPHISHVFDLAQIEEAFEMLRSRRSTGKLVIRMAPSTSA, encoded by the coding sequence ATGAAAGCCTATCAAATTCACGACTTTTCTGCGGCGCCGCAGGTCCGCTCCCTGCCTGATCCGGTTCCCGCCGCAGGAGAGTTGAAAATCCGCATCCATGCCTGTGGTCTGAATTTCGCCGATCTGCTGATGATGCAGGGGCGTTATCAGGACACCCCCGCCCCGCCCTTCACCTTGGGGCTGGAATGCGCGGGCGAGGTCGTAGGCTGCGGCGAAGGCACATCGACCCCGCTGGGCACGCGCGTTGTGATCTATGCCGGTCAAGGGGGGCTGGCGGACTATGGCTGCTTCCCCGAAGAAAGCTGCATTCCGCTTGCGCAGGGCACATCCTATCTGGAGGCCGCGGGCCTGCTGATCGCGCATGGCACCTCGCATCTTGCGCTGGACCGGAAGGCGGGCTTGCGTAGCGGCGAGACGCTGGCCGTCATCGGAGCGGCTGGCGGGGTCGGGCTGACCGCCGTGGAAATCGGCGCAAGGCTTGGCGCAAAGGTCATTGCCGTGGCCCGCGGGGCAGAAAAATGCGCGGTGGCGCGCGCAGCAGGCGCGGCGATCACGCTGGATAGCGAAAGCGCCGACCTGAAAGCCCGCCTGAAAGAACTGGGCGGTGTGGATGTCGTGTATGATGCCGTGGGCGGCGCGTTGGGCGAGGCCGCATTTCGCGCGCTCAAACCGGGCGGACGCTTTCTGCTGATCGGCTTTGCGGGCGGCACTCCGCCCGAATTGCCGCTGAATCACGCGCTGGTCAAGAACATCTCCATTCTCGGCCTTTATTGGGGCGGAATGCGGCAGATTGATCCGGAGATGTTCCGCAGCTCTGTCGAAGCCGTGATGCAAGATCACGCCAAGGGGCTGCTGACCCCGCATATCTCGCATGTCTTCGATCTTGCCCAGATCGAGGAGGCCTTTGAAATGCTGCGCAGCCGCCGCTCGACCGGAAAGCTGGTCATCCGGATGGCACCTTCCACATCCGCGTGA
- a CDS encoding inositol monophosphatase family protein — protein MKKPLDITSLEADALLDLAQRLADAARVETLARFRPLGGIAAANKDAGGFDPVTEADRAAEAAMRAILAKERPNDGIYGEEQGQSLGTSGYVWVLDPIDGTRGFMSGTPTWGVLIGLAQVVDGALGAPFLGVVDQPYIGERFIGGLGQARLIGPHGEFPLKTRAAAPQALADAVLFTTFPEVGTAAEGAAFRQVSQAAKLTRYGMDCYAYALLAAGQIDLVIEAQLHPYDIQGPMAVVEAAGGLVTDWQGGPAHLGGQVIAAANPEVHAAALALLNA, from the coding sequence ATGAAAAAGCCTTTGGATATCACATCTCTTGAAGCCGATGCCTTGCTTGATCTTGCGCAGCGGCTTGCGGATGCGGCGCGTGTGGAAACATTGGCGCGGTTTCGTCCGCTTGGTGGTATTGCTGCAGCCAATAAGGATGCGGGCGGCTTCGATCCGGTGACAGAAGCGGATCGCGCGGCAGAAGCCGCGATGCGCGCCATTCTGGCAAAAGAACGTCCGAATGATGGTATTTACGGGGAAGAGCAGGGGCAATCGCTTGGCACAAGCGGCTATGTCTGGGTGCTTGACCCGATTGACGGCACGCGTGGTTTCATGTCGGGCACACCCACTTGGGGCGTGCTGATCGGTTTGGCGCAGGTGGTTGACGGTGCCTTGGGCGCGCCGTTCCTTGGGGTCGTGGACCAACCCTATATTGGCGAGCGGTTTATCGGCGGTCTGGGGCAGGCGCGGCTGATCGGGCCGCATGGAGAATTTCCGCTCAAGACGCGCGCAGCGGCTCCGCAGGCGCTGGCCGATGCGGTGCTGTTCACGACGTTCCCCGAAGTGGGCACGGCCGCAGAAGGCGCGGCTTTCCGGCAGGTATCACAAGCGGCCAAGCTGACCCGTTACGGGATGGACTGCTATGCCTATGCGCTTCTGGCGGCAGGGCAGATCGACCTGGTGATCGAGGCCCAGCTGCATCCATACGACATTCAGGGGCCGATGGCCGTGGTCGAGGCAGCAGGCGGTCTGGTGACCGACTGGCAGGGCGGTCCGGCGCATCTGGGCGGGCAGGTGATTGCTGCGGCAAACCCCGAGGTTCATGCCGCAGCGCTGGCGCTTCTGAACGCCTGA
- a CDS encoding helix-turn-helix transcriptional regulator, translating into MKHPVDAHVGKRIRHRRWMIGVTQQQLADKVGIKFQQIQKYETGMNRVSASRLWDISEALDVPISFFFEGLEGRVEKKEVEGDILADKEALALVRSYYAIPEEQRRRLFDLAKVLSASSAA; encoded by the coding sequence ATGAAACACCCAGTTGATGCCCATGTGGGCAAACGTATTCGCCATCGTCGCTGGATGATTGGCGTTACGCAGCAACAACTTGCTGACAAGGTTGGAATCAAATTTCAACAGATCCAGAAATACGAGACCGGCATGAACCGTGTTTCGGCATCGCGTCTTTGGGACATCTCGGAAGCGCTGGATGTGCCGATTTCCTTCTTCTTCGAAGGGCTGGAAGGCCGTGTCGAGAAGAAAGAGGTCGAAGGCGATATCTTGGCGGATAAGGAAGCACTGGCTCTGGTGCGCTCCTATTACGCGATTCCGGAAGAGCAGCGCCGCCGCCTGTTCGATCTGGCCAAGGTTCTCTCGGCGTCTTCTGCCGCGTGA
- a CDS encoding Bax inhibitor-1/YccA family protein has translation MAGFNTMRTNAGTRQALIDEGLRAHMNKVYGLMSAAMLITGVVAWALAGLAMTNDPSMAVGTMRNGTMLTQFGALLYTSPLKWVVMLAPLAVVFLFSATIHRMSVGAAQLVFWVYAALVGASISSIFLVFTGVSIAQTFLVTAIAFASLSLYGYTTKRNLSAMGSFLMMGLIGLIVASIVNIFIASSALAFAVSVLGVLIFAGLTAYDTQKIKATYIEMAHSGEDFLGKAAIMGALSLYLDFLNLFMMLLQLMGNRD, from the coding sequence ATGGCTGGTTTTAACACGATGCGCACCAATGCCGGTACGCGTCAGGCGCTGATCGACGAAGGTCTGCGCGCTCATATGAACAAGGTCTACGGGCTGATGTCGGCAGCGATGCTGATCACCGGGGTCGTGGCATGGGCGTTGGCCGGTCTTGCAATGACCAATGATCCGTCGATGGCCGTCGGCACCATGCGCAATGGCACCATGCTGACCCAGTTCGGCGCGCTACTTTACACCTCGCCGCTGAAATGGGTGGTGATGCTGGCCCCGCTGGCCGTGGTCTTCCTGTTCTCGGCCACGATCCACCGCATGTCGGTTGGTGCGGCGCAGCTGGTGTTCTGGGTCTATGCCGCCCTTGTCGGTGCCTCGATCTCGTCGATCTTCCTTGTCTTCACCGGCGTTTCCATTGCGCAGACCTTCCTCGTGACGGCCATCGCCTTCGCGTCGCTCTCGCTTTATGGCTACACCACCAAACGTAACCTGTCGGCTATGGGTTCGTTCCTGATGATGGGTCTGATCGGCCTCATCGTGGCCTCGATCGTCAACATCTTCATCGCCAGCTCGGCGCTTGCCTTTGCGGTGTCCGTGCTGGGCGTGCTGATCTTCGCGGGCCTCACCGCCTATGACACCCAGAAGATCAAAGCGACCTATATCGAAATGGCCCATTCGGGCGAGGACTTCCTTGGCAAAGCGGCCATCATGGGGGCGCTGAGCCTCTATCTGGACTTCCTCAACCTGTTCATGATGCTCTTGCAGCTCATGGGGAACCGCGACTAA